From the Sphingomonas brevis genome, the window CGCTAGATGCTGCTGCAGGATTATAGTTTGGAGCGCCGGTGAATTTCGATTGGTCCTCATCCAATCCAGCAAGGTCGCCGGTGCAGCCATTGATGTTCTGGACGATGAACACCGTGCCGTCGAACGTGTTCAGCTGGAAGTTCTTGAACTGCTGGCGGAACAGCGAGACGTTGAAAGTAAACCCGCGCGACGTGTATTTGGCGCCCAGTTCGAACGCGTCGTTGATTTCCGGATCGAACTGGAGGTTTCCAACCAGCGCCTGGGCGCCGGCCTCGCCCCCGAACGGGAAGATCGGGCTCTTCAGTGCCGAGCGATCGAGGTTGAAGCCGCCTGCCTTATAGCCGCGCGAATAGCTGGCATAGAGCAGCAGGTCGTCGTTCGGCTTGTAGGACAGGACGGCGGTTCCGGTAACCTTATGTTCCGACCGGTCGTCTTCGATGTGAACGTCATTCAGCTCTGACGTGTTGTTGCCCTGGCAGCTCAGGCCGATAATCGACCCGGCCGCTGATCTAAGTGCTGCAGGAAGGGCCAGGTTGGTCAGGATCGGCAGGAGGGCTGTCTGGTTCAGTCCGCAAGCCGTATTGTCATTGCCGTAATCTGCCTCAAGGTCCTTGCTCTCATGCGTGTAGCGCAAGCCCACCGTGACATCGAACTTGTCGGTCACGTGGAAGATATTGTGCGTGAACAGCGCCCAGTTCTTGCTGGTCTGCTCATAAATATCGCCGGTGCTGCCGACGTCGTTCATCCCATCAAGACGTGCGATCGCCGCGTAGATGACAGGCGACGCTGCCCCAAATGCGGGCGGTGTTGCAGAAAGGCAGCTAGGCGATCCAGGGCTGTAAAACGCTGATAGCGCACTGCCCGTGACAAGGCGACAGGTCGCGAAGCGGCCATAGTCGTTGCCGAACCGCAGCGAATCCGCCAGTTTCAGCTTCTCATGGGCGTAGTAGGCGCCGACCAGCCAATCGAGCTTGTCTTCAAACGCCGAGCCCTGCAGCCGCAGTTCCTGGCTAAAGGTGTTGAACTTGCGGAAATTGGGGTCCTCGTCCTTGCGGTAAAGGATGTCGACCGTGCTGAAGTCGAAATCGCCATTCTGTTCCGACTTGTAACCGCGATAGCCGGTGATCGAGGTCAGCTTGGCCCCGCCGAAGTCATAGTCGACCTGCAGCGAGACGCCGGCGTCCTTGGTTGTACCCTTGTAGCTGCGATCGGGGCTGACCCAGATGTCGCGATCCCAACCATTGTCGAATGCGCCGTCCATCACACCGTCTGCGGATGGATCAAGGTCTTTCAGCACATTGATGATGTTGTTGCCGTCGGGATCATTGTTGAGCGGCGGCTGCGCCTCCTGCGTCAGGTCGCCGATCTCGTCGTTGATGTCATTGTTGACATAGACGGCGCCGCAGCATTTCTCCTTGCGCCACGTATAGTCGCCGATCAGGCGAACGCTGAGCTGATCGTTCGGTTCGTAAAGCAACTGCCCGCGCGTGAACCAGCGATTGCGGTCGTTGACGTCGGTGTCATTGACAACGTCGTCGTAGAAACCGTCGCGCTTGAACAGCACCCCATCGAGACGGAAGGCCAGGCTATCCGTAATTGGTCCGGTAATACCGAAGGCCAGTCGCCGCGCATCGTAATTGCCGATGGTTGCTTCGCCATAGCCGCCGAACCGGAAGGACGGTTCCTTCGAGAAAATGTGGATGAGGCCGGCCGAGGCATTGCGGCCGAACAGCGTTCCCTGCGGTCCGCGCAGCACTTCGATCCGGTCGATCTCGCCCAGTTCGCTAAGGCCGATGCCCGAACGCGACCGGTAGACGCCGTCGATAAACACCGCGACCGAGCTTTCGAGGCCCGGATTGTCGCCGACCGTGCCGATACCGCGGATACGGGCCGAACCATTGGCTTCGGTGCTGGTCGAGGAAACCAGCAGCGACGGAGCGAGCTGGTTTAGTTGGCGGATGTCTGTGGCGCCGCTGTTCTGCATCTGCTCCGAGCCGACGGCGGTAACCGCGATCGGAACATCCTGAAGGACCTGGCGGCGACCCTGAGCCGTCACGACGATCACGTCATCGTCGGTCGAGGCGGCTTCGGTTGGCGATGGAGCGGATTCGGCGGCCGGAGTTTGCTCCGGAGGCGTTTCCTGCGCGAACGCCGGTGTGGATAGTGCGAGCACTCCGGTCGAGAGCAGCCACATGGACTTGCGCATCATTTATCCTCCCCATTTAATATTCTTGTTATTTGACTGTCAGGATTAATCCAGAGCGGGGCCGCTGCAAAGCAAACCGCTTCGACTAGCCGCCAAAAACGGCAGCCTTGCGACAGAAATGTCACATGTCGCAGCGCAACAAAGAAAAGGCGCGGCTGCCGTAGGGGCAACTCGCGCCTTTTTGAACCTAAATGGTTAGATATCTATTTTGGTGAGATCACCATCAGCATCTGCCGGCCTTCCATCCGTGGATGTTGCTCGACCTTGGCAATTTGTGACGTGTCCTCGGCGACGCGCTGGAGCACGGCCATGCCGAGCTGGTTGTGCGCCATTTCGCGGCCGCGGAAGCGCAAGGTCAGCTTCACCTTGTCGCCTTCCTCGATGAACTCGAAGACCTTCCTCATCTTCACCTGATAATCATGGTCGTCGATGTTCGGACGCATCTTGATCTCTTTGATCTCCTGCGTCTTTTGGCGCTTGCGCTGCTCGTTGGCCTTTTTCTGCGCCTCATATTTGTAGCGGCCGATGTCGAGGAACTTGGCGACGGGCGGATCGGCGCCGGGGCTGATCTCGACCAGGTCGAGGCCCACTTCCTGCGCCTGTTCAAAGGCTTCACGCGTATACATTACGCCCAGATTTTCGCCGTTCTCGTCAATCACGCGCACCTTGGGCGCCTGGATGAACTGATTGTAGCGAGGGCCGCTGGTCTGCGGCGGCGCCAGCGGGCGGCGCGGTGTGGGCGGGGGTATAACGCAATCTCCTAGAGTCGTTGGTTGTGGGCGCGAATTAAGGGTTTCGCCCCCGGATGAAAAGGGCAGGCGGGCGGATAAGCTAATTTTTGGCGCGGCGAGTGGCCGCCGGACGCCAGATTATTACTTTAATTCGGACGCAAGTCGGGCGGCATTGCCTCTTCGGTGAACTGCGCGACTGCGTCTTCCAGCCCGATCACTTTCTGATGTTCGTCGCCGCCGAGGCGGCGAACGGCCACCGTTCCTTCCTCCGCCTCGCGCTTGCCGACCACCAGCAGCAACGGAACCTTGGCCAGGCTATGTTCGCGTACCTTGTAGTTGATCTTCTCGTTGCGAAGGTCGGCTTCCGCCCTAAGGCCGGCGGCCTGCAGTCTGGCGACTACGTCGCGGGCATAATCATCCGCATCGGACACAATCGTCGCGACCACCGCCTGCACCGGCGCAAGCCAGAGCGGAAACTTGCCGGCATAATGTTCAATCAGAATGCCGATGAACCGTTCGAACGACCCGAAGATCGCGCGGTGGAGCATGATCGGCCGGTGCTTTTCGCCATCCTCGCCGATGTAGGTCGCATCGAGTCGTTCCGGCAGCACCCGGTCCGACTGGATCGTGCCGACCTGCCATGTACGGCCGATCGCATCCTTCAGGTGCCATTCCAGCTTGGGAGCATAGAAAGCCCCCTCGCCCGGCAATTCTTCCCAGCCGAAATCCTCATTGGCCATGCCCGCGGCGATCACGGCATTGCGCAGCTCGTTCTCGGCCTTGTCCCAATCGTCGTCGCTGCCGAACCTTTTGTCCGGCCTGAGCGCGAGCTTTACCGCATATCCGGCGAAACCAAGGTCCTTGTAGACCCGGTCGGCCAGCTCGCAGAACGATCTTACCTCTTCGATGATCTGGTCTTCGCGGCAGAAGATGTGGCCGTCGTCTTGGGTGAACTGACGGACCCGCATCAAGCCGTGAAGCGCGCCGTGCGGCTCGTTGCGATGGCAGCAGCCTTCCTCGACCAGCCGGATCGGCAGTTCCTTGTAGCTGGTGATCCCCTGCTTGAAGATCAGGATATGCGCCGGGCAATTCATCGGCTTCAGCGCCATTAGATCGGCCTTGCCCGACAGCACGGGGGCGTCATCGTCAACCGAGGGAATTTCGTCCGGGACGACGAACATATTTTCGCGATACTTGCCCCAATGACCGCTCTTCTCCCACTGACGGGCGTCCATCAGCTGAGGAGTCTTGACCTCGACATTGCCGGTCGCGTCGAGCCTGCGGCGGATATAGGCCTCCAGCTGGCGCCAGATGATGAAGCCGTTGGGGTGCCAGAATACGCTGCCGTGCGCCTCGGCCTGGAGATGGAACAAGTCCATCTCGCGCCCGATCTTGCGATGGTCGCGCTTGGCTGCTTCCTCCAGGCGGACCAGATGCTCCTGCAGCTGCTTTTTGTTGAGCCAGGCCGTCCCGTAGATTCGCGACAGCATGGGATTGTTCTGGTCGCCGCGCCAATAGGCGCCCGAGACATGGGTCAGCTTGAACGCCTGCGGATCGAGCTTGCCGGTTGAGGCAAGGTGCGGTCCGCGACAAAGGTCGATCCAGGCATCGTCGCCCTGGCCAGATCGATACATGGTGATCGGCTCCCCTTCGGGCAGTTCCATCACCCATTCCGCCTTGAACCGCTCGCCCTGCCTTTCGAACAGGGCGCGTACGTCGTCCCGCTTCCACACCTCGCGAACGAGGTGCAGGTCTTCGGCGATGATCCGCCGCATCTCCTCCTCTATTAGGGGCAGGTCTTCCTCGGTGAACGGACCGCGATCCGGCGCCGGGGCGAAGTCATAATAAAAACCGTCTTCGGTCGCGGGACCGAAGGTGATCTGCGTACCCGGATAGAGGCGCTGGACGGCCTCGGCGAGGACATGGGCGAAATCGTGCCGAACGAGTTCAAGCGCGTCCTTTTCGTCCTTCGAAGTGATCAGCGCGAGGCTGGAATCGCCTTCGAACGGGCGCATGATGTCGCGCACTTCGCCATCGACGCGCGCCGCCAGTGCCGCCTTGGCCAGGCCAGGGCCGATTGCCGCGGCAACATCCGCCGGAGTCGAACCTTCGGGCATTTCACGCACGGACCCGTCGGGAAGGCTGATCTTGAACATTTCGGACATGGCGCTTGCCCTAGTGCAGTGCAGCAAGCGCTTCAACTGCTTCCCTTCCCCGCGCGCGGCGCTAAGGACGCGCCATGCCGAATCCGCAAATCGCTCCGACCAGCCTGGCCTATTTCGATCCTGGCGACGGCCGGCGGATCGCCTATCGCCACCGGGAGGCCAAGGAGGGGAGCCCGACCGTCCTGTTCCTGCCCGGCTACGCGTCCGACATGGAGGGAGCCAAGGCCGAGGCGATCGACGCCTTCTGCGCAACCGGGGGCTTTGGCTGCCTGAGGCTAGACTATTCGGGCACGGGCTCGTCCGGCGGCGAGTTCGCGGATGGGACGCTGGGTCGCTGGCTCGATGAGGTGTTGGGAGCGATCGACCTGCTGACCGAGGGGCCGCTGATTGTGGCAGGATCCTCGATGGGAGGCTGGCTGGCGCTTCACGCGGCACTTCGCCGGCCAGCCCGGGTCAAGGCGCTGCTCGGAATCGCGGCCGCCCCCGATTTCACCGACTGGGGTTTCACGCCAGAGGAGAAGGATGCGCTCAAGCGCGACGGCAAGCTTGAAAAGGCCAATCCCTATGGGCCGGAGCCGTCCGTTACATGGCTCGGCTTCTGGCAATCGGGCGCAGAGCACCGCCTGCTCAACAATGTCATCGACCTCACCATCCCGATCCGCCTCGTCCATGGCGAGCTCGACCAGGAAGTCGGGCTGGGCGTCGCATTGAAGCTGGTGACCGACCTGCGTTCATCCAATGTCCAGCTTCGACTGATCAAAGGATCTGGGCATCGCCTGAGCGAACCGCACGAGATCCACGCGATCCTGGTCGAACTGCTCGGGCTCATGGAGCGGATCTGATGATTTTCCTGATTGCGGCGGCATTGGCCCAAGCGGCGTCCGGACCGGTGGCGCCGGCTCCGCCATCCTCATGCCCGACGGTCCTGACCCAGGCTGCCCAGTCCTGCCGTGCGGTCGAAGCAAGCAATGCCGGCCGCTTTACCGAAGCGGCAACGGCGTTCGAAAGCGCCGCCGACCTGGCGCCGGCGGGCGACCCGGCGCGCGAGCGTGCACTGGCCGCGGCGGGCAATATGTGGATTGCCGCCGGCCAGCCAGGCCGGGCAGTGGTTGCGCTCGACAAGGCGCTGGCCGGAACGGGTCTGCAAGCGGAACAGCATGGACTGGCGCTGCTGGATCGTGCTCGGGCAGCCGAAGCTCAGAACGACCTCAAGACCGCCCGCGCAAAGGTTTCCGAAGCCGCCAAGACGATCGGCGAAGATCCCTATCTATGGTTCTTCTCGGCGGCGCTCGCGGTGCGCGAAGAAGATCTGCCGACCGCCAAGGCCGCGATCAACCGCGCGCTGGCGATGGCCCCGGATTCGGCCGAAGTATTGTTTGAGGCCGGCCATATAGCCGAGGCGGAGGGCGCCAATGCCCAGGCGCGCGACTATTGGAACCGGGCGATCAATGCCGACCCAAACGGCCCCGCCGCAAAGGCCGCGCGCGAGGCGCTGGCGATGAGCGATGTGCCGCTCACCGTCACCAACCAGGTCGCGACGCGTCCCAATGGCGACGGCGAGGGCCAGGACAAGAATCCGGAATAAGCGCCTAGCCGGCGTCGATGTCGTAATCGACCGTAGTCACCACGCGAATCTTCTGGAAGGGTGACCCGGAACCGCCGGAATCGCCCTCCCGCTCGCTGTCTCCGTCCCGCGGCCCGACAGAGAAATATCCCTGGCTGGCGCTCTTGATCGCGCCGACACTGGCGCCGCTATCCTTGGCGAATTGCTCGGCGTTGCGCCGCGCCGCCTGGTTGGCTTCCGCGATCATCGCCGGCTTGATGTCGTTGAGCTTGGTGAACGTGTAATTGAGGTCGCTCGAATTTATCGGCACGCCGGCCCGGATGAGATCGGCCTGGCGAGAATTGGCCGCTTGCACCGCCATCACCTTGCGGCTCTTGAGCTGGATCGACCGGCTGACCGTGACCTTGTCTTCCTTGCGCTCATAGTAATAGCTCTGGTTGACGCTGATTCCGGTGTCCCTGATTTCGTCCGGCTTGAAGCCCGCGCGCTGAAAAAATTCACGAACCGCGGATGCCTGGCGATCGACCGTCTGCTGAACCGGCGCGAGCGTGTCTCCCTTCTCGGAAAAGCTGACCGTCCAGGTAGCAAGGTCGGCCGTGACGTCGCGCTCCGATACGCCGCGCACGCTGACCGACCGGTCGGCCATCTTGGCCCGGCGAAGACCGTCGCCGAGCAAATAGCCGCTACCCACCATCGCAAGTGAAAAAATACCTACCGCGCCGAGCAAAGCGGCGCGATCACCTTGAAATCGCTCTAACATGGAACGACTCTCTCGGTTCGTCGTCACTCAAGGACGGCCACCGGACAGGATTGCCGGTCACGAACC encodes:
- a CDS encoding TonB-dependent receptor, producing MRKSMWLLSTGVLALSTPAFAQETPPEQTPAAESAPSPTEAASTDDDVIVVTAQGRRQVLQDVPIAVTAVGSEQMQNSGATDIRQLNQLAPSLLVSSTSTEANGSARIRGIGTVGDNPGLESSVAVFIDGVYRSRSGIGLSELGEIDRIEVLRGPQGTLFGRNASAGLIHIFSKEPSFRFGGYGEATIGNYDARRLAFGITGPITDSLAFRLDGVLFKRDGFYDDVVNDTDVNDRNRWFTRGQLLYEPNDQLSVRLIGDYTWRKEKCCGAVYVNNDINDEIGDLTQEAQPPLNNDPDGNNIINVLKDLDPSADGVMDGAFDNGWDRDIWVSPDRSYKGTTKDAGVSLQVDYDFGGAKLTSITGYRGYKSEQNGDFDFSTVDILYRKDEDPNFRKFNTFSQELRLQGSAFEDKLDWLVGAYYAHEKLKLADSLRFGNDYGRFATCRLVTGSALSAFYSPGSPSCLSATPPAFGAASPVIYAAIARLDGMNDVGSTGDIYEQTSKNWALFTHNIFHVTDKFDVTVGLRYTHESKDLEADYGNDNTACGLNQTALLPILTNLALPAALRSAAGSIIGLSCQGNNTSELNDVHIEDDRSEHKVTGTAVLSYKPNDDLLLYASYSRGYKAGGFNLDRSALKSPIFPFGGEAGAQALVGNLQFDPEINDAFELGAKYTSRGFTFNVSLFRQQFKNFQLNTFDGTVFIVQNINGCTGDLAGLDEDQSKFTGAPNYNPAAASSGECDDSDVGWGVRSQGVELETSIRPMRDLRLNAGLTYASTKYRGDLVGRDDGSPLNQALRRLPGEHVSNAPEWVATGSLAWTPRIGSGGMSGLFYIDARYSGSYNTGSDLFPQKAQEAYTLVNARIGVRGRDDRWSVELWAQNLFDKNYQQVAFNSPFQEGATSTTADFADPAYPGGRQIFSSFLAEPRTWGLTFRAKFEAEPAAPPPPPPPPPPPPPPPATQTCPDGSVILATDSCPPPPPPPPPPPPPPEPERG
- the infC gene encoding translation initiation factor IF-3; the encoded protein is MPPPTPRRPLAPPQTSGPRYNQFIQAPKVRVIDENGENLGVMYTREAFEQAQEVGLDLVEISPGADPPVAKFLDIGRYKYEAQKKANEQRKRQKTQEIKEIKMRPNIDDHDYQVKMRKVFEFIEEGDKVKLTLRFRGREMAHNQLGMAVLQRVAEDTSQIAKVEQHPRMEGRQMLMVISPK
- the thrS gene encoding threonine--tRNA ligase; this translates as MSEMFKISLPDGSVREMPEGSTPADVAAAIGPGLAKAALAARVDGEVRDIMRPFEGDSSLALITSKDEKDALELVRHDFAHVLAEAVQRLYPGTQITFGPATEDGFYYDFAPAPDRGPFTEEDLPLIEEEMRRIIAEDLHLVREVWKRDDVRALFERQGERFKAEWVMELPEGEPITMYRSGQGDDAWIDLCRGPHLASTGKLDPQAFKLTHVSGAYWRGDQNNPMLSRIYGTAWLNKKQLQEHLVRLEEAAKRDHRKIGREMDLFHLQAEAHGSVFWHPNGFIIWRQLEAYIRRRLDATGNVEVKTPQLMDARQWEKSGHWGKYRENMFVVPDEIPSVDDDAPVLSGKADLMALKPMNCPAHILIFKQGITSYKELPIRLVEEGCCHRNEPHGALHGLMRVRQFTQDDGHIFCREDQIIEEVRSFCELADRVYKDLGFAGYAVKLALRPDKRFGSDDDWDKAENELRNAVIAAGMANEDFGWEELPGEGAFYAPKLEWHLKDAIGRTWQVGTIQSDRVLPERLDATYIGEDGEKHRPIMLHRAIFGSFERFIGILIEHYAGKFPLWLAPVQAVVATIVSDADDYARDVVARLQAAGLRAEADLRNEKINYKVREHSLAKVPLLLVVGKREAEEGTVAVRRLGGDEHQKVIGLEDAVAQFTEEAMPPDLRPN
- a CDS encoding alpha/beta hydrolase, with amino-acid sequence MPNPQIAPTSLAYFDPGDGRRIAYRHREAKEGSPTVLFLPGYASDMEGAKAEAIDAFCATGGFGCLRLDYSGTGSSGGEFADGTLGRWLDEVLGAIDLLTEGPLIVAGSSMGGWLALHAALRRPARVKALLGIAAAPDFTDWGFTPEEKDALKRDGKLEKANPYGPEPSVTWLGFWQSGAEHRLLNNVIDLTIPIRLVHGELDQEVGLGVALKLVTDLRSSNVQLRLIKGSGHRLSEPHEIHAILVELLGLMERI
- a CDS encoding tetratricopeptide repeat protein; amino-acid sequence: MIFLIAAALAQAASGPVAPAPPSSCPTVLTQAAQSCRAVEASNAGRFTEAATAFESAADLAPAGDPARERALAAAGNMWIAAGQPGRAVVALDKALAGTGLQAEQHGLALLDRARAAEAQNDLKTARAKVSEAAKTIGEDPYLWFFSAALAVREEDLPTAKAAINRALAMAPDSAEVLFEAGHIAEAEGANAQARDYWNRAINADPNGPAAKAAREALAMSDVPLTVTNQVATRPNGDGEGQDKNPE
- a CDS encoding SIMPL domain-containing protein, yielding MLERFQGDRAALLGAVGIFSLAMVGSGYLLGDGLRRAKMADRSVSVRGVSERDVTADLATWTVSFSEKGDTLAPVQQTVDRQASAVREFFQRAGFKPDEIRDTGISVNQSYYYERKEDKVTVSRSIQLKSRKVMAVQAANSRQADLIRAGVPINSSDLNYTFTKLNDIKPAMIAEANQAARRNAEQFAKDSGASVGAIKSASQGYFSVGPRDGDSEREGDSGGSGSPFQKIRVVTTVDYDIDAG